A portion of the Leptospirales bacterium genome contains these proteins:
- a CDS encoding OmpA family protein produces the protein MRRGIAVLVLVSVSISASGCETLNKLTWRTVAATGIGCAAGLGIGAVIDEYKRHEDTRQRRADIFGIFRSQKQRNDGKIVGLATGCLAGLGVGLYLDLMHEDMQNQFGQRGITLEKVAGPNGETQMLKVKMDGDINFATGQAALTGVAQSNVGTLREALAAYPETKIRVIGHTDGTGTRSINERLSRDRAQSVSGNLGLESDRIAAVQGVANDQPLPGTSRSGNVPRNRRVEVYILAEN, from the coding sequence ATGCGTAGAGGCATTGCTGTACTTGTACTTGTGTCTGTTTCGATCAGCGCCAGCGGCTGTGAAACTTTGAATAAACTCACCTGGCGCACAGTTGCGGCCACCGGCATTGGCTGCGCGGCGGGTCTGGGCATCGGCGCCGTCATTGACGAATACAAGCGTCATGAAGATACCCGTCAGCGTCGCGCCGACATCTTCGGAATTTTCCGTTCACAGAAACAACGCAACGACGGCAAGATCGTTGGCCTGGCGACAGGCTGTCTGGCCGGTCTGGGCGTTGGCCTCTATCTGGACCTGATGCACGAGGATATGCAGAATCAGTTTGGCCAGCGCGGCATTACCCTGGAAAAAGTCGCCGGACCAAATGGCGAAACACAAATGCTTAAGGTCAAAATGGATGGCGATATCAATTTTGCCACGGGCCAGGCAGCCTTGACCGGGGTCGCCCAGAGCAATGTCGGCACATTGCGCGAAGCGCTGGCCGCCTATCCGGAGACAAAAATTCGCGTTATCGGCCATACCGATGGCACCGGCACGCGCAGCATCAATGAACGTCTGTCGCGCGACCGCGCCCAGAGCGTAAGCGGCAACCTGGGCCTGGAAAGCGATCGCATTGCCGCTGTGCAGGGCGTCGCCAATGATCAACCGCTGCCTGGCACCAGCCGCAGCGGCAACGTTCCTCGCAACCGTCGCGTTGAGGTCTATATCCTCGCAGAAAACTAG